GCGGCGAGCGCTTGCGCGACGACCGCCTCGACGCTCGTGGTGTCGAAGGCGTTCGTGGTGGGGTCGTAGTCGGTGGGGGTGGCGATGAAGACGACGTCGGCGCTGGCGAGTGCTGCCGCCGCGTCGGTGGTGGCGCCGAGCTGCAAGTCACCCCGCTGCAGGAACTCGCTCGCCAGCGCATCGACCACGGGGCTCTGACGCGCCTGTAACGCCGCCACGCGCCGCGGGTTGATGTCCACCACCGTCACCGGTTGGTGCTGGGCCAGCAGCAGCGCGTTGGCCACGCCCACAAAGCCCGCGCCGACGACGGCGATGCGCAGGGGCGGGGTGGGGTGGATGGTCGTTGTCATGGATGCGTGGGGCGCGGCGCGCGGTGAAGCAGTGATCCAGAGGCGGTGGTGCAGAGGGCAGAGCGGCGGCTATCGTCCGAATGGCGGTCCTCGTCCACGTGGCGGGGGGGTGAAACGTCGCCACACAGGGGCCCGTCGGCGTCGCGAAGTATAGGCACCCCGCTGGCTACAATCGGCCGCGTCTGAGATAGCCCGCTGATGGTGGGGATCGTCCTCCCTCTGTGTGACAACCGTCCGCGGGGACGGCACCCGTCGCCCCTTTCTTTGAGCCCGCGCATGTCCGATTCCACCGCCCCGTTGCCGTCTTTTCCGTCGCCTGCGGACGACGCCATCGACGTTTCGGTGGTGATCCCGGTGTACCACGAGGTGGACAACCTGCGTGAGCTGGTCGAGCGGGTGGAGGCGGCGCTGCGGCCGACGCGCTGGGCGTTCGAGCTGATCTGTGTGGACGATGGCTCACGCGACGGCAGCGTGGCGCTGCTGGCGGAGCTGGCGGGCAGCCGCCCGTGGCTGCGGCCGGTGGCGCTGGCGCGCAACTATGGGCAGTCCACCGCGCTGCAGGCGGGGTTCGAGCGCGCGCGCGGGCGCTACATCGTGACGCTCGATGGCGACCTGCAAAACGATCCGCTGGACATCCCGGCGATGATCGAGCGCCTGGAGACAGACCCGACGGTGGACATGATTTCCGGCTGGCGGCATCAGCGGCAGGACAAGGCGCTGTCGCGGCGGTTGCCCTCGGTGCTCGCGAACCGGCTGATCTCCTGGGCCACCGGCGTGCGGCTGCGCGACTACGGTTGCGCGCTCAAGGCGTACCGGCGCGAGATCATCGAGCGCATCCACCTCTACGGCGAGCTGCACCGCTTCATTCCGTCGCTCGCGCGGGAGGCGGGCGCCCACATCGTCGAGGTGCCGGTGCGGCACCACGCGCGCACACGCGGCCAGTCGAAGTACGGCATCGACCGCACGTTTCGCGTCATCCTCGACCTGGTGCTGATCGTCTTTTTCCTGCGCTACCGGCAGCGGCCGCTGCACGCCTTCGGGGGCCTGGGCCTGTGGCTGCTCACACCAGGGGCGTTGGTGCTGGCGTATCTGTTCGCGCTCAAGCTGACGGGGGAGGACATCGGATCGCGGCCGCTGCTGATCGTCGGGGTGATGGCGGTGCTGATGGGGGCGCAGTTGATCGTCGCGGGTCTGATCGGTGAGCTGTTGATCCGCATCTACCACGAGGGTGCAGCGCGACCGCAGTACCACACGCGCGTGCTGCCCAGCGCCGGGGACGCGTCCACGCGCCGATGAGCGCCGCAGCGCCGCACGGGGCGAGGAGACGGGCGCGCTGGTGGCGGCCCGCGTTGGCGCTGGGCCTGCTCGCGGCCGTGCTGGTCTGGGTTGATCCCGGGCGGGTGGGCGCGGTGCTGGCCCGTCTCGACCCGTGGTGGTGGGGCGCCGGTCTGCTCAGCAGCACGGCGGCCAACGTGCTGTCGGCGTGGCGCTGGCGCGATGGCGCGGCGTGGTTGGGCTACAGCGTGCCGTGGCGGTGGGCGTTCGTCACATACTTTCGCGGCGTTGCGGCCAACGTGGTGATGCCGGGCGCTGTCGTCGGGGGTGACGTGTTGCGCGCGTGGGGCCTGCACCGGCGCGGCGTGCCGGTGCTGGAGGCCGGGGTCTCCGTCGTGCTCGACCGCCTCAGCGGCCTGTGGGGGTTGGTGATCCTGGGGGCGGTCGTCTGGGGGCTGGGCTGGATCGGCGGCGTTCCCCTGCCATGGGAGGGGGCGCTGGCGCGGTGGCTGGGCCTGTCGCCGGCGTGGCTGGGGGGCGCGGCTTGGTGCGCTGCTGTGTTGGCCGTTGCAGTGCCCGCCGCGGCACTGGCGATCACCCCGTGGCTCGCGGCGCGGCGGGCGGGGTGGGGGAGCTCGCCGTGGCGCTGGTGGCTGACGCTGGCGCAGCACGCGCCGTGGCGCCACGGCGCGCGGCAGTTGATCGGGTCGCTGGCGGTGCAGGCGGCATCCGTGACGACGCTGTACTGCGCGGCTTACGCGGTGGGCGCGCCGTTGCCGTGGGCGACGCTCGCGATCGCGGCGGTGCCCGTGTTCGTCTTTGCGACGCTGCCGGTGGGCTTCGGCGGCTGGGGCACGCGCGAGGCCGCGGCGGTGCTCGTCCTCGCTCCGGCGGGGACGGAGGCGTCACACGCGGCGGCCATCGCGGTGCTGTACGGGCTATACCCGATCGCACAGTCGGCCCTGGCCCTGTGGCCTATGGGTTCGTCCGCAGCCGATCGCCCACCCGCACCGCCGACATCCGCGCCGCACCGCTGATCCACGGTGCGATGTCGGTGCGGCGCCGACGTCGGGTTTACTGCACCTTGGCCTTGGCGCGCAGCGCTTCCTGGAACTCCGCCAGGCGCTTTTGCTGCAGTTGCTGCTGCAGTTGGGGCTTGACGTCCTCGAAGGGCGGCAGTTGGGCCTTGCGGGTGTCGTCGAGGCGGATCACGTGCCAGCCGAAGGGCGACTTCACCGGGGTCGAGGTGACCTCGCCCTTGCCCAGTTTGACCATTGCCTCCGAGAACTCCGGTACGAACATGTCCGGGGTCGCCCAGTCCAGATCGCCGCCGTTGGCGCCGGATCCGGGGTCCTTGGAGCGTTGCTTGGCCAGCTCTTCGAAGCGCGCGCCCTTGCCGAGCTCGGCAATGATCGCCTTGGCTTCGTCTTCCGAGCCGACGAGGATGTGGCGCGCGCGGTATTCCTGGCCCATCGACGCGGCGATGCGGTCGTATTCGGCCTTCAGGTCGGCGTCGGTCACGGGGTGGCGGCGCTGCTCGTCGGCAAAGAGCTCACGGATCAGCACCGTCTGCGTGGCGAGTTCCAGCTGCGCCTTGACCTCGGGCGAGGCGCGCAGCCCGCGCCGTTCGGCCTCCTGCATGAAGATCTCGCGCAGGATGGCCTCTTCGCGCAGCTGCTGGCGCACCGCGTCGTCCACGGGACGGCCAGAACGCGCCACCTGCTGCTCCAGCGCCTTCAGGCGGGCGGTCGGGACGGGTTTGCCGTTGACGATGGCGATATTTTGGGCGAGTGCCGGGGCGGCGAGGCCGAGGGTCAGGCACGTGGCGGTGGCCACGCGCGTCAGAAAGCGGTTCATGGGAAACAGGTACTCAACGAAACGGGAAAAGGGAAGGACCACGACGGTTCGCCGTGGCGCACGGCGGCGGTGCGAACTCAGGCAGGCAGCACCTCCAGCGCCAAGGCGTGCAGCCCGGCGGCGAACGCGGGGCGCAACGCATCATACACAAGCCGGTGGGCGGCCACGCGGGGCAGGCCGGCGAGCGCGGGTGCCGCGATGCGCACGCGAAAGTGTGTGCCGTGCCCGAGCCCGTTGGCGCCGGCGTGGCCGGCATGCGCGGCGCTCTCGTCGATCACCTCCAGCCGGGTCGGCGCCAGCGCCTCGCGCAGCAGCTGCTCGATCCCCTCGGCGGTCGGCCAGCCGTGGTGGGCCATCATGGCGTGTCATCCTTCAAGTGGCGGGCGACGTAGACCCCCTGCCCGACGAGGAACAGCACTGGGAATACGTATCCCCAGAGCTTGAAGTCGACCCACGCGTCGGTGGAGAAATAGGCCGCGACGTAGCCGTTGAGCACGGCCATGAACAGGCAATACCCGATCCACGCCTGGGTGAGCCGTGCCCACACCGGGGGCGGCAGCCGCAGCTGGCTGCCCAGCAGCAGCTGCAGCACGTTCTTTTTCCAGCCCCAGAGGGCGGCCGCCAGCGCCAGCGCCATCGCGCCGTAGAGCACCGTCGGCTTCCATTTGATGAAGCGTTCGTCCTGCAGCACGAGGGTCAGCGCGCCGAACACGAGCACGAGCGCAAGCGTCGCCTTCTGCACCGTCTGCAGCCGGCGGTCGATCGCGTAGATCAACCCCATCTGTAGGACGGTCGCGGCCATCAGCACCGCGGTGGCCGCGTAAATGCCGTGCCACTGGTACGCGACGAAGAAGAGGACGATCGGGAAAAAATCGATCAAAAGGCGCATGCCGCGATTATCGGGGGAGCGCGGATTCAGCGGGGCTGCCACTGCAGCGCGGCGGAGTTCATGCAGTAGCGCAGACCCGTCGGCGGTGGCCCGTCGTCGAAGACGTGGCCCAGGTGGGCGCCGCAGCCGGCGCACAGCGTTTCGGTGCGGATCATGCCGTGGCTGCGGTCCACGCGTTCGACGATGGCGCCGGGGCGTGCGCGCCAGAAGCTCGGCCAGCCGCAACCCGCGTCGAATTTGGTGTCGCTGTCGAACAGGTGGGCGCCGCAGGCGACGCAGTGGTAGCGGCCGGGCTGCCACCACGCCTCGTAGCGGCCGGTGAAGGGGTGCTCGGTTGCGGCGCGGCGCGTGACCTCGAAGGCCAGCGGCTCCGCTTCGCCGCGGGCGATCTTGTCCGCGAGCAGCGCCCGCCACTCGTGGTCGGTTTTCTGCACGGGAAAGTCGGTGTCGTTCATGAGGAGCAGCTCAGGTGCAGTTGGGCGGCCCAATCGGGCGGAAAGTCGGTGAGCGCGGGGTCGTCCGGTTCGTCGAACGGGTGCAGCACGGCGTGCAGCAGGTCCGCCACCCCACCCATGTCGAGCGCCTGTGCGCGCTGGATGGCGAGCTGCGCGAGGTGGTTGCGCAGCACGACCCGCGGGTTGGCGGCGCGCTGGCGCGCGATCACCGCGTCGGGGCCGTCGTCGCGGCGCGCGCGCTCGCGCCAGTCGCGCGCCCACGCATCGAACGCGTCGCGCTGCAGGAACAGGTCGCGCACCGGCCGCAGGGCCAGGGCCGCGACCTCGGGTTGTGCCGACAGCGCCCCAGCGGCCACGGCGTCGGTGAGCCGCCGCCAGAAGATCGGGTAGTCCACGCGATCGGCGTCCATCAGGCGCAGCAGCGCCTCCTGCCGCTCGTCGTCGCCCGGTTCGGGGGTGCCGAGGCCGAGTTTGGCGTTCATGCGCCGGCGCAGCGCGCCAAGGAACGTGTCCCGGTACGGCCGCAGCGCCGCGTGTGCCTGTTCGGCGTCGTCGAGCAGCGGCAGCAGCGCCTGCGCCAGGCAGTGCAGGTTCCAGTACGCGATCTGGGGTTGGCGCGCGTAAGCGTAGCGCCCGGTGTGATCGGAGTGGTTGCAGATGTGGCGCGCGTCGAACGCATCCAGGAACTGGTAGGGCCCGTAGTCGAGCGTGAGCCCGAGGATGCTCATGTTGTCCGTGTTCATCACGCCGTGGCAAAAACCGACGGCCTGCCACGCGGCCAGCAGCGTGGCGGTGCGCCGGGTCACGGCTTCCAGCAGGCGGGCGTAGGGGTTGGCGCAGCCGTCCGTGCCCCACGGTGGAGGCGGGCCGTCGAGTGCCTCGTCGTGCCATGGCGGGGTGTCGGCGGGGCCGTGCGCGTGCCGGCAGTCGGGGTAGAAATGGTCGATCACGAAGTCGGCCAGACCGCGCAGCGCATCCCACGCGCCAACGCTGGCGAAGTGCTCGAAATGCCCGAAGCGCACGAAGCTCGGCGCCAGCCGCGTCACCACGGCAGCGGTCTCCACCGTCTCCCGGTACACCGGCGCGGGCGAGCCGATGACGCACAGCGCCCGCGTCGTCGGGATGCCCAGTGCGTGCATCGCCTCGCTGGCGAGGAATTCGCGGATCGAGCTGCGCAGCACGGCGCGCCCATCGCCCATACGCGAGTAGGGCGTGCGGCCGCTGCCCTTGAGCTGCACCTCCCATATCTCCCCAGGGCCGGCGCGTTCACCCAGCAGCAGCGCGCGCCCGTCGCCGAGCTGCCCGGCCCAGACGCCGAACTGGTGCCCGCTGTACACGGTCGCGATCGGGGCGGCGCCCGGGAGGTCCGTGTTGCCGGTCAGCGCGTGCAGGTGGTGCGCGTCCGCCCACGCACCCTCCAGGCCCAGCGCCGCGGCCGCCGCGGGGCTGATGCCGACCCAATACGGCTCGGGCAGCGGCTGCGCGCGCACGCGGCGGTAAAACGCGTCGCCCAGCGCGGCGTAGCGCGCGGGCTGTAGCGTCAGTGCATCGGCGAGGGTGTCCATGCGCCGATTGTCCGGCGCACGAGGCAACCTTGCCGGGCGCGGGGACTCAGGTGCGCGGGGCCAGCAGGGTGTCGAGCGCGTCGGGCTGCAGCACCTCGATGCGGCTGAAGTCGATGGCGATCCAGCCCTGGGCCTCGAACGCCTTGAGCACGCGGTTGGTGGTCTGCCGCGACAGCCCCGCCAGATGGCCCAGGTCCTCCTGCGACAGTGTGATTCTGCGCACGCCCGAGCGGCAGAACATCGACAGGTACTGCGCGACGCGTTCCTCCGGCGAGCGCAGGCGGCCCGCCTCGATGGCGGTCATCGCCTGACCGAGCCGCAGGTTGAGCCGTGCGACCAGAAAGTGGTTGAACGGCAGGCTCGTGCGGTGCAGGTGCTGGAAATGCGCGAGCGGCATGCCCACCAGGGTCGTGTCGCGCACCGCCAGCACGTCATAGCGCCACTGGCCACCGTTGAGGACGGACCCCTCGCCGAACCAGTCCCCCGCGGGCACGCTCAGGAAAGCCGAGATGCGGCCATCGGGCGCGGCGGTCTGCAGCTTGGCCATGCCGGCCAGCACGCCCCACCACGCATCGACCGGCGTGCCGCGCCGGATCAGCAACTCGCCGCGCGGGGCGCGGTGCAATAGCATCGATTCCACCAAGGTTTGGCGATGCGGCGGTGCCAATTCGACAAACCAGGACTGTTGTGACAAAAAAACCCGAATAGGGTGGCGGCTATCGATGGTCATGATGCAAGAAAGACTTTTCATTCAGAGAGTGTTATCAGCTACAAGTGGTCAACCCGCGCAGTATGCTGACCACGGAAAGTTAAACTCGACTCAGCAAATCGTTACTCTCGCTTTAGGTCTTTGTTAGATTGAATTAGGGTTTTGTTTGTATTGATTTGATAGCGCAGTGTGGTGCATGCATAAAATCAGAATGCCCTGCATTATACCCGAATTCGTTTATGGGTAGGCAATAGCGCCTATGGTATTTGAGACCATAGTAATGCGTCGTCCCTGAAAAATTCATTTTCACGCCGCCCTTAGCCGCAGCTGGGCAGGGTTGGCGCCACTGGACTCGGTTGGCCGCCGCTGGGCGAGCCACCGGCCGATGAGGCGCACGGCCGCAATGAGGCGCAAAAAAGCTCGCCTCAAGAAGGGCACGCCCTTCTTCGTGATCATGCGCAGCAGCCAGCGGATGTTGTAGCCCGCCGCGCACAGCACCGCGTGCAGCCGGTCACCCTGCTCGCCCTTGAGGTGGCACCTGTCCATGCGGTGATCCTGCTTCAAGTGCCCGATGACCGGCTCGATGGCCTGGCGGCGCTTGAGCAGCTTGCGCTCCTGCTGCGTGAGGCGCTTGATCTTGCCGCGGTGCACCAGGCGCACATCCGCAATGTCGGCTTCCACCCCGCGGTAGCCCAGATCGGCAAACGCTGTGCTGGGCTTGATGCCAGTGTCCTGCATCAGGATCGTGGCCTGCTCCAGCTGCGCTTGCAGCGTGTGCCCGTCGTAGGGGTTGCCATGGAAGGCCCGGGCTGCGACGATGAGGCTGTGCTTCAGGGTGCTGGCAATGCCGACCTTGACGCCGAACTCGTAAGGGCAGCGGGCCTTGCCCTTGTTGATGCACTCCACCTCCGGCGCGTGCCAGGCGTAGAGCTTTCGAGTCCCGTCGGCGGTCTTTCGGTTGGCAGTCTGCGCCACCAGACGCGCCGCCTTGTTGAGGGTGTGGCCAAGAGCACTCTGGATGGCCTGCCCCAGGCGGCTGGCCTTGCGCTCGATCTCGCGCTGCAGCCTGGCCACGATCGTGCGCTGGCGCTTGATGACCCGGCGCATGCGCGCAAACTGCCGCGCGTGCGCATAGCGTCCTGCCTTGCGGGCCAGCTCCTTGCCTTCCTTGGCAAAGGTCTGCTTCAAGGCGATGCCGGCGGCCTTGGCCGCCTCCACCAGCTTGGTGCGTGCCGTCTCCAGCAGCCGGCTGTCGGTGGGGTGCGCCACCGCCTTGGGTTGTACGGTGGTGTCCACCACCACGCGCTTGAGTTCCTGCGGCTTGATGAGTCCGGTTTCCACCGCCACGTTGATGGTCTGCGCCAAGAGTTCTTCCACGCCTTCTTCGCCCAGCAGCCGGCGAAACTTCACCAGCGTCGTGGCGTCGCACGGCCGGCGATGTTCAAAGTACGCCCGCCCCGAGAAGAACTGCCATGTGGGGGTTTCGCCCCAGCGCTCGACCACCCCTTCGTCCGACTCGTTGAAGGCGTGCTTCAGATACAGCAGCGCGATCATCACGCGCAGCGGCACGCGGGGTCGGCCTGCGTTGGACGCCCGAGCTGCGCGCACCGGAGATTCGCCAAAGAGGTCCAGATCGGGCATCGCGACACCTGCGCGCGCTTTGCGCATGAACAGGTGCGACAGCCTTGCTTCCAACTCCTGCCACGGCATGCGTGAGGACAACACCGCCAGCGGATGGCGCAGGTCGATCATCTGATCGAGCCGGGCGCGGAAGAAGTCCTCGGTGGCGGGGCAGGCAAACATCGCAAAACTCCCAGAAAACGGCGCATCAGACCATCAAATCTGGGGGAAATTGTACTCGCAAACAGACAATAACACAAGAAAAATCATGCTGTTATGAATATTTCAGGGGCGACTAATGCGTGTAGGGCGACAGAAATTTGTATGCGGTGCTCATTTAAATCTGTTGGTAATAATGACGTTGCCCTGTCTATTCTTGTGAGCAGGGTATTTCGGTGAATGCCTAGTATTGATGCTGATTTTGTCAGATTGCAGCCCTCTCTTAGAAAAATGTACAAGGACTTCTGTAGCTCTGGTGGTGCCGCTAACAGCTTGCCGAGCGTTGTGTTGATAAACTCTTTGGTAAAATCCATATTGTGAGCAAATGCTTCGATTAGTTGGGTGTCATAATATGTGGCGAACTTTGTCTTCGCGTTGAATTGCGTTAGTATGCGTTGAGTGGTCAGAGCGTCTTGATAAGATCGACGAAATCCATCTGGCCCTTGTCCTAAGGGGCCCAGGACCAGCCTTGCGGGGTAATGATGGGGCACCTTGCTTAACTGCTGAGCGGTGATCGGGTTTTTTAAGTTTAGCCAGAATACAATAGTGTCGTGCTCCATGGGGATAAAAATACTCTGGGCCGTAGAGATCTTGGTAATTATTTTTATTGTCATCTTCTCGAGTTCAGTTAATTGAACTTTGTCTTTGGGGGCCCATGCAATGCCGCACTGATGTGTTGAATTGATGTTGTAATTTAACTCTCTTGATGCAATATTTGCGTCGACAAAGCGATTGTCCAAAAGGTTTTTGATTAAATTATATTTGGCATCTTTCTTTGAGTGAGTTGCGCTCAATTTTTCTTTGTGGATAATATTTGTTAATTTATTTACAGAATTATCGAAGTAATAATTAATTGATTTTAGTAAAAATGTAATTGCCTCATTCGCAATTTCTTGACTGCATTTTTCTTGAAAGATTGTATTTATACAGAGTTTTATTGCTGTGTTTTGGTGTAGTCGACTGATTTCTATGAAAATTTCAGGTATATTTAAACTTGTGACCTCTTTTGCTATCTCTTCTGCGTCAGCTGTGATGAGTGGTTCGGGGAATTTGGTGGGATTCTTTATTGTTTGATGAGCCCAGTGCATTAGTTCTAGGCGAACACTTCTTTTTGTGGCCTCAATTATCGATGCATTTAGCGTTTTGCTGTAATGAGTTGCTAAGAAAAGGATGGAGTTGTCGAACTCTTTTAGCCACTCTGCTGGTAAGGATTGTGCAATTATTGCGGTGCGGCGTACAAGTTCTGTAGCAGGCTCGGATATTTGGTAGCGAGAGTTATCCATGACGTCGTGCTGGGGTCTATTAGTTGGGGTAAGAAATCGCTGGTGGGCTATTGCTAACCCTCCGGAGCAAGCCAAGATAGTTGTCGCCTGAATCATGCAACCAAACGATCCATGTTTTTGGGATGCACAGGGTCACGGTTAACGGCGTCGCGCTCAGGGTTAAGCGTCACCGGACTCGGACTGACTGACGTCCAGTCGCGTCTGTTGTCGGGCCAGCGCGCGGGGTGCCGCTCGCGGGCCTTGAGGTAGGTCTGGTGGCGCGCAGCCAGGACCGCGATGTCCTCCCCCGCATGTCGCTGCGCCCGCGTTACATAGCGCAGCGCGCTGTGGCGTTGCTCGAAGTTGTACCAGCGCACGAAGTCGGGTCTCCACTGGCGGGCATCTTCCAGGGTGGCGAACCCGCGCACCGGAAATTCGTGCTGCCGGTACTTGGTGGTCTCAAAGAGCAGCCCGACGAAGGCGTTGTTGTCGGAGACGCGCGGGCGCGGGTACGACGGCATGATCCCTAGCCAGTGGAGCATCGCCAGCACCGCGGTGGCCTTGATCGTCCCGCTGTTGTCGTCTTGGAGCACGGGCTTGTCAGCCATCGCATGGATGCCTTCAGTCAGCGCGGTGCGCTTGAGCGGACAGGCCGCCCGCTTGGCGTCGTCGAACTCGTGGATCTCACAAGCGACTATCATGCTGCTGAACAGATCCATGATCAGGTAAAGATACAACCTGCGCCCCTGAATCTGCTCAGGCAGATGGGTCATGTCCCAGCACCAGACCTGACCGGGCGCGTTGGCCACATGCGTGGTGGGCGTTCGCGTGGGTTGGGGCGCGCGCCCCCGGTGCGCATTCTGTCCATGCTCGTGCAGCACGCGCTGGAAGCACGATTCGCTGGCAATATAGGCCCCTTCGTCGGCCAGCGCGGGCACGAGGCGCGCGGGCGGCTGATCGGCAAAGCGCGGCTCGTTGGCCACGGTGAGGGTGCGCGCTCGTTCCTCGTCGGTGAGCGCATCGGTAGTCGTCGGCCGCTCGGGCCGAGGCCGGCGGTACCGGGCATGGAGGCCGCTGCCGGATTTCCAGGGTTGCAGGGTGCGCACGTTGATGCCGGTACTCTTGCATGCCAGAGGTTGGCGCGCGCCATCCTCAAGGTCGGCCAGCACCTGGGCGGCCGCGCCCCGCCATCGCTCGAGTTCCCGCTGATGCACGCCGTGCTCGCAGCCCCAAGTTCTCTCGCGGGCCTCGTCCATCAGAGCAGTCGCGAGCGCCGCCTTGAATCGGGCCGGCCTTGCCCCACGCCGCTCGCGAGCGGGCCGGCTCAGGGTATCCGCCTGCCACTGCTCGAGTGTGGTCGTTGAAATCCACGACACGCGTGACACTGTCTCCACCGATGCGCTTTGGGGCGGCCAGAGACGCGCCAACGCTCTGTCCTTGAATACGTGTCCGTATCTGGCCACTTCGTTCCTCCGTTATCGCTGTCTGGTTATCGGGCTTTATCAAGTGACAACCATTCTGACTCAAAGGTGAGCGCGTACCACTGAGCCAAGCGCGTCGACTCAACGGCCGCCACTGTCCATAAAGCCCAGAGCCACGGCCGCGTGTGGCGTTCCGTGGCAATAACCCTGTTGAGCTGCGCCCTGACGTTCTTCAAGTCGATCAACTTGCGTACGTTGTAGGTCATAGGTCGGGATGACATCGACTACTAGGCGTGTGCACAGCAAAAAGGCTCAGTACCCATGAGCTCGCGACAACGTGTGTTGTGTTCGCCGGATATTAAACACCAGCTGCGGCCTGAACACTAGATGTCACATCCCGGATGATCATATGGCCGTTTTTGGAACAGATGCGGGTGTGACGTGTACCACTGTTTCATGGCCTGCATGGGCGTGAGACCCTTGAGTGCGGCCTGGGGCAGCTGGTGGTTGTAAAGCCAAGCATAGCGCAGCAGGGTCTTCTCGAGATCCTCGCCGCTGATGAAGTGGTGGCTGCGCAGCACCTCCTCGATGCGGCCGTTGAAGCGCTCTACCATCCCGTTGGTCTGGGGGCGTCGCACGCGCGTGGTGCGGTGCTCGATGCCGAGTGCCTCGCACAGGCTCTCGAAGGCGTGGGTGGCACTGGGCTGCCCCAGCAGCCGTGCGGTGAACTCCTTGCCATTGTCTGTGAGGATCTTGTTGATCTTGATCGGGCACGCCGTGAGCAGCGACTTGAGGAAGGCGCGCGCGTTTCTCGCGCTCTTGGAGGCGTACAGGGCAATGAAGACCCAGCGCGTGGCACGGTCGATGGCCACAAAGAGGTAGCGCCGCCGCGTCTCATCGGCCATTTGCGGCAGGTACTTCACGTCGATATGAATGAAGCCCGGCTCGTAAGCGGCAAAGGGCTGATGTGCGGGTTTGGGC
This region of Tepidimonas taiwanensis genomic DNA includes:
- a CDS encoding IS481 family transposase, which codes for MNIKLHALARTTPAIRREIALSDEPAAVLAERYGVSLMTVYKWKRREDFLDRSHTPHRLRTTMTPAQEAIAVELRKTLLLPLDDLLSVMREFVCPDVSRSGLDRCLRRHGVGSLRSLKPQVPKPAHQPFAAYEPGFIHIDVKYLPQMADETRRRYLFVAIDRATRWVFIALYASKSARNARAFLKSLLTACPIKINKILTDNGKEFTARLLGQPSATHAFESLCEALGIEHRTTRVRRPQTNGMVERFNGRIEEVLRSHHFISGEDLEKTLLRYAWLYNHQLPQAALKGLTPMQAMKQWYTSHPHLFQKRPYDHPGCDI
- a CDS encoding DDE-type integrase/transposase/recombinase, which gives rise to MARYGHVFKDRALARLWPPQSASVETVSRVSWISTTTLEQWQADTLSRPARERRGARPARFKAALATALMDEARERTWGCEHGVHQRELERWRGAAAQVLADLEDGARQPLACKSTGINVRTLQPWKSGSGLHARYRRPRPERPTTTDALTDEERARTLTVANEPRFADQPPARLVPALADEGAYIASESCFQRVLHEHGQNAHRGRAPQPTRTPTTHVANAPGQVWCWDMTHLPEQIQGRRLYLYLIMDLFSSMIVACEIHEFDDAKRAACPLKRTALTEGIHAMADKPVLQDDNSGTIKATAVLAMLHWLGIMPSYPRPRVSDNNAFVGLLFETTKYRQHEFPVRGFATLEDARQWRPDFVRWYNFEQRHSALRYVTRAQRHAGEDIAVLAARHQTYLKARERHPARWPDNRRDWTSVSPSPVTLNPERDAVNRDPVHPKNMDRLVA
- a CDS encoding PucR family transcriptional regulator — translated: MDNSRYQISEPATELVRRTAIIAQSLPAEWLKEFDNSILFLATHYSKTLNASIIEATKRSVRLELMHWAHQTIKNPTKFPEPLITADAEEIAKEVTSLNIPEIFIEISRLHQNTAIKLCINTIFQEKCSQEIANEAITFLLKSINYYFDNSVNKLTNIIHKEKLSATHSKKDAKYNLIKNLLDNRFVDANIASRELNYNINSTHQCGIAWAPKDKVQLTELEKMTIKIITKISTAQSIFIPMEHDTIVFWLNLKNPITAQQLSKVPHHYPARLVLGPLGQGPDGFRRSYQDALTTQRILTQFNAKTKFATYYDTQLIEAFAHNMDFTKEFINTTLGKLLAAPPELQKSLYIFLREGCNLTKSASILGIHRNTLLTRIDRATSLLPTDLNEHRIQISVALHALVAPEIFITA